The window GCTTCAGCAGTGCTGAGGGCCGCAATTCCGGCTACGATCGGCACTCGACCGGCGACCGCGCGCACGCACGTCTGCAGAACGTCTCGTTTTTCGGCAAACGATAAGGTCGACGCTTCGCCGAGCGACCCTAATGGAATGATGCCATGGCAACCCTCATCGACAAGCCACGTAACATGGCTCGCCAGGGCTGAGTGGTCCACCAAAAGCTGGCCATCAAAAGGTGTCGTAATTGCCGGAAAGACGCCGCTCCAATTCATGCTATTCCTCCGCAGGACAAATCCTATAGGATTTCCTATATATCCTTTATGACGGCGACCACTTTGAGCGTCGTCGATTCGCACACCGAGGGCGAACCAACCCGTGTGATAGTCGACGGCTGGCCCGAGCTGCACGGTTCGACGATGGCCGCGCGACGCGATGAGTGCTCCCAAAAGTGGGATACTCTTCGCTCGGCCGCGGTTCTCGAACCGCGCGGCCATTCCGCGATCGTCGCCGCGATTCTCACGCCACCGGTTACTGCAAACGCAGTCGTCGGCGTAATCTTTTGCAACAACATCGGCTATATCGGCATGTGCGGTCACGGAACGATCGGCGTTGTCCGCACGCTCGAATTTCTGGGTCGAATCTCGCCTGGCCGAGTGTCAATCGATACGCCCGTCGGCACCGTCTCCGCTGAACTTAGCGACGACCATCACGTGACGATCGAAAATGTGCCGAGCAAATGTACGCAGCGCGACGTAAGACTCGAGGTGCCAGGTTTCGGCGTGATTACGGGCGACGTCGCGTACGGCGGCAATTGGTTTTTTATGGCGCAGGTGCCAGAACTCTCTCTTCGATTGGACAACGTTCCGGCGCTTTTGCGTGCATCGCTCGCCATTCGCGAAGCGCTTCGTCACGCGACGATTACGGGTGACGACGCTGCCGAGATTGATCACATCGAGCTCTTTGGAGCACCGTTACGTCCGGACGCCGACGCGCGCTCCTTCGTGTTGTGTCCGGGCGGAAGTTACGATCGTTCGCCTTGCGGGACAGGTACGTCAGCAAAAATGATGTCGCTTTACGAGCGCGGCAAGCTCGAGCTCGACGCACCTTGGCGTCAAGAGAGCATCACAGGAGGCCTCTTCGTCGGGAGCCTCCACAAGAGAAATGGGAGCCTTATTCCTAAGATCCGCGCTACCGCTCACATTACAGGCGAAGCAACGCTCCATCTTAGCAGCGACGATCCTTATCGATTTGGAATCGTCGGGACATGACGCTGCGTGTAGGCATTATTGGCGGGGGCGTGATTGGAAGTTCCATCGCCTACTTTCTCAGCGCGGATCCGGCGTTCGACGGCTCGGTCGCCGTTGTCGAGAAAGACTCAACGTACGAGATAGCGTCGTCCGCTCTCAGCGTAAGTTCTATACGGCAGCAGTTTTCGTCGGACATCAATATAAAAATCTCACAGTTCGGAATCGAGTTCTTGCGAAATCTTTCCGACTATCTCGGGACCGAGGACAACCGGCCTGATGTCGGATTGGTTGAGCGAGGCTACCTCTATTTGGTTGCGGATTCAGGTCTGCAGACACTTCGTCAAAATTACGAGGTTCAGCGTCAGAACGGTGTCGACGTCGCCTTACTCGATGTTAACGTTTTGCGCGAGCGCTTTCCGTGGATTGCCACTGACGGTTTAGCGCTTGGAAGTCTTGGACTATCCGGAGAGGGATGGTTCGACGGCTATCTCTTGCTGCAATCCTTTCGAAAGAAAGCGATGGCACAAGGCGTGGAATACGTCTCCGGCAACGTCGTCGACATTGGTGTCGTCGGCGAGCGCGCGCGCTCCGTTCATCTTTCAGACGGAACGCAATGCGACTTCGACGTTGTCGTCAATGCTGCCGGCCCATGGGCTGCAACAATCGCAGACATGCTCGACACGCCTCTCCCGGTTCGAGCGCGCCGGCGTTGTGTTTATCACTTTTCGTCTGCAGAGGAGACGCCGAATTGTCCGCTCGTTATCGACAAATCGGGAGTTTGGTTCCGTCCGGAGGGCAACGGGATTGTCTGCGGCTTCACTCCGGAACCCGAGGATGATCTAGACGGCATGGAGCTACGGGTCGACCACAAAGCGTTTGAAAATTTCGTATGGCCGACTCTCGCGGAACGCGTGCCAAGTTTCGACACCATTCGGGTTTTGAGGTCGTGGGCCGGTTATTACGAGATGAACACCTTCGACCAAACCGGCATCGTCGGGCGTCATCCCGCTTTGACGAACGTGTATTTCGCAAATGGCTTTAGCGGCCATGGACTTCAGCAGTCACCAGCGGTCGGGCGTGGTGTCGCGGAGTTGATCGCGCACGGTACTTATCAGACGCTCGACCTAACGCCACTTTCTTACGAACGTATCTTGCGAAATGAGCCTCTCTTGGAGCTGAACGTCATATGACCGACACGATGCAGCGTGCTGAACTCGCTGCCGAAGTAGCGAAAATACTCTCTGACCTCGGCGTGCGTCCGAGTGCTTCAGGCAAAAGCTCGCTCAACGTAACGTCTCCAATCGATGGACAAACGCTCGCGGAGATAGGAATGCCGGAAGCCGAGCAACGAGCGTCAGCCGTTCGTGACGCACAGGAGGCCTTTCTCCGCTGGCGCGAGGTACCTGGGCCACGCCGAGGAGAGCTCGTCCGACTATTCGGCGAGGAACTGCGCAAAGCGAAGACCGTTTTGGCGGGGCTCGTCACGATCGAAGCCGGCAAGATCACGACGGAAGGCTTGGGCGAAGTCCAAGAAATGATCGATATTTGCGATTTCGCGGTCGGTCTTTCACGGCAACTCTACGGACTGACGATCACATCCGAGCGTAGTCAGCACCGGATGATGGAGATGTGGAACCCGCTCGGCGTGGTCGGAATAATTTCGGCGTTTAACTTTCCGGTTGCGGTTTGGGCCTGGAACGCGGCTCTCGCCATCGTTTGCGGAAATTCCGTGGTGTGGAAGCCATCGGAGAAGACGCCTCTGTGCGCGCTCGCCGCTCAGGCGCTCTTCGAGCGCGCTTGTGCGCGATTCGGTGACGCGCCGCCGAATTTATCGTCTGTCATCCTCGGGGGAAGTGACGCAGCGCTGGAGTTGGCCGAAAATCCAGCGGTTCGACTCGTCTCCGCGACCGGATCGACAAAAATGGGCAGCGTCATCGGTCCGCGCGTTGCTGCTCGTTTCGGACGCAGCGTTCTGGAGCTGGGCGGAAATAACGGCGGAATAGTATGCCAATCTGCAGATCTCGAGCTCACACTGACCGCCGTCGCCTTTGGTGCGATGGGTACCGCAGGTCAGCGTTGCACGACGCTAAGGCGCTTGTTCGTTCACGAAGCGGCCTACGACACGTTCCTTGCACGTCTTAAGCGCGTTTACGGCGCTGCGCCGGTTGGTGATCCCCGCGATGGCCGGACACTGATCGGGCCTCTCATCGATGCTAGAGCATTCGAATCCATGCAGAAATCGTTAGAAGAGGCGCGCGGGTCCGGAGGCACGGTTTACGGCGGCGAGCGCGTCACGATCGATGCGCATCCGGACGGGTTTTATGTCAAACCAGCGCTCGTCGAGATGCCCTCACCGTCGCCGCTTTTAAGGACAGAGACGTTCGCGCCCGTACTCTACGTACTTTCGTTCCGCAGCCTCGATGAAGCAATACGCATGCATAATGACGTGCCGCAAGGTCTCTCGTCGTCGATCTTTACAACCGATCTTCGCGAATCAGAGATTTTTATGTCGGCGGTCGGATCTGACTGCGGCATCGTCAATGTAAATATCGGGCCATCAGGCGCTGAGATCGGGGGCGCCTTTGGCGGCGAAAAGGACACGGGCGGCGGACGCGTAGCCGGGTCGGATAGTTGGAAGAGCTATATGCGACGCGTCACGACAACGATCAACTTTGCGAAGACGTTGTCTTTGTCTCAGGGAGTCATTTTCGAGGTAGCGTAACGTGCGAGTCACCCCGAGCGCAAGTTGGCACAACCGTTGGCATCCCGACATTCCGTCGATTGAGACCGTTAAGCCGGGCGAGCTTGTCAAGATTGAAACGCGCGATGCGCTGAACGGCGAGGTCAAACCGGGTACGACTGCGGTGGATCTCGAGAACTTTCTTGGCACCGTCGTGCACCCGTTGACCGGACCGCTCCGCATCGAAGGCGCACGACCCGGCGATCTGCTTGCGGTGCATATCGAAAAAATCAAACCTGCAAAAACCGGCTACACGTGTTTTTTCGGACCCAATTTTGGATTCTTGCGCGACGTCTTCAACTACGTGGGAGTCGTGCACTGGGAGATCGACGGGAAGCGTGCGCGCTCGCCGGAGATTCCCGGTATCGTCATTCCCGGCGCGCCGTTTATGGGCGTGATGGGCGTTTCGCCGTCGCACGAGCTCTTGAAGCTCGCCACGTCGCGGGAGGCCGAGCTGAAGAAACGCGGATTTCCGGTCGATCTTCCCGATTCACGTGACGCAATGCCGCCGGACGAACCAATCGCGAGTACGGCGTTGCGCACGATTCCGCCGCGCGAGAACGGCGGCAACATCGATATCAAGCAGCTCATCGCGGGAACGATTTTGTACCTGCCCGTCCTCGTCGACGGCGCGAACTTCTCAACGGGCGACGCACACTTCGCGCAAGGTGATGGTGAATCGTGCGGGGCCGCGATCGAGATGGCCGCAACCGTGCACGCGCGCTTCGAAGTACTCAAAGGTGAAGCAAAGCGCCGCGAGCAGCGCGAGCCATCATATTCCGGAGCGTACGCGCACGATAGGGTTCGCGCGCCCGGTAAACCGTACTACGCCACGACCGGTTCGGCTGAGGAAATGAGCCTGGCCGCGCGCAGCGCCCTGCTGGCGATGATCGCATACCTCGTGGACGCACGCGGTTTCACGCAGGACCAGGCCTACTGCATTTGCAGCGTTGCCGTCGATTTGCATGTCAGCCAAATCGTCGACATGCCGAACTTCACCGTCTCGGCGTTCCTACCGCTCGATATTTTCACCCGGTAGATGGTGCAAATACCAGCGATCGAATTCAGCCACAAAGGGTTCCGACGCAACCACTAAACCCGGCGTGTAAACTGACGAGTTAATCCCTTTTTGGACATTGTCGACGAGAATCTTATCCTCTTTGACCGTTATCTCAAAGATGGTCGAAACGACCTCGGTATCATAATCGACGTAGAAATGCCGCGGAAATGACATTCCGATCGCATTCGAAGGCAATTGAGTGGCGCTGCTCATGCTCGCATTCCTTTTTCAATCAGTTTCGTGAGGTTTTCGACCATTTCCACATGTTGACCCACGGCGACTCGTTGGAGGGTTCATAGCCGCCCACGCCGCTCGAGAGAACGGCGATGTTTTGCAACTGATATAGCGCAACAAAAGCTGCACCTCGATCGAGCGCCTGCTGCATTGCGTCGTTGGTACGCTCCAAGGCGACCGGATCGAACGCTCGTAGGCTCGCTTCGTACGCGGAATCCAACGCAGCATCACAGAGGCGCGTGAAGTTAAATCCGGCCGGGGGCCTCTGTGCGCATGTAAACGTCAAACCCTCTTCGAGCGGAGAGTTTACGAACGTGTTGAGCGCAAGATCGAATTTGCCGCCGAAGAGCGGCCCATCGGGTGGTGGTTCAAAGAACTGGATTCGATTGTACATGCGAACATTTAGCGGAATTCCAACGCTACGAAGTTGGCCTTGAATCTGGGTTGCGATAATGCTCTGGATTAGGGACCCGGTCGAGCTGATGAGGGTGAGTTGAAGTCGCTGACCGTTTTTCGTGCGAATGCCGTCTGCGCCCGTACGCCATCCTAGCCTGTCAAGCGTCGACCGAGCCGCCGCCGGATTGAACGACAGGCTCGTCGCTCCCGAATACGTTTCTCCCCAATACCCGCGCAGTGCGTTGCGTGAGTGAAATTGGCCTTGGGTCGCTCTATTCACAATAAACGGGATGTTGAGCGCTTCAATGATAGCCAAGCGCAGTTGAGGACTCGTAAGCGACGCGGTGTTCAGGAGAACGGCATCGAATCCTAACATCGGCGTCAGGACAACCTTTAGTCCATTGATGTTTTGAAGCTGCTCGATAAGGAGTGGATCCAGAAGATCCGGCGCCATGTCAATTTCGTGCGTTCGCAGTTCGTTAACGATCGTCGTCTCTGCCGGTATGAACTTAAACGTCATATGCGAGATCGCCGGACGCCCCTGAAAATAATCATCGTTTGCGGCAACCTCGAGGCGATCGCCGTGGTGCCAGGTCACCAGCTTAAATGGACCTGAACCGACCAGGTGCGTTGAGAAATCGGCTTGATTTAAGTCTGGATACTTCTCCCAAATATGCGCGGGCAATATCGGATAGTTCGTGTCGAGCGAGAGAAAAGCGGGCACGAAATTCGCAAAGGGATGCCGCAGACGAACAACGATGGTCGTACGATTCGGGGCCGTGACCGAAGCTATCTCGGTGTAGCCCTCTCGCACCGGCAAATTGGTCTTCGGATTCATGATTGCGTGAAACGTGAAGACGCAATCCGATGCGGTCAAAGGAACGCCGTCTTGCCAACGTATTCCCGGCTTGAGGTGGTACGTTATTCGCAATCCGTCGCGCGATAGGCCCCCGTTCTCGATCGTCGGAACCTCGGTCGCCGCCTCGGGCACCGGCCTTCCCCGTGCGTCTCGAATGAAGAGATACGAGTAGAAGAGTTCCGAGACGAAGGGCGACAACTGGCCGGTGACGAGGAGTGGGTTGAGCGACGTTGGCTCAATGCTCATGGCCACGGTCAGCGTTCCGTCTTTAGATGCCGGTCGGGAACAACCGCACTGCAGGCTGCACAGGATGAGCGCCACCAGCGCGAGGATGCGGCGAATTACTGCATCCATTCGCGCAAGACGTCATCCGAGATTACCGTAGTGTTTGGGTTTCCAACAGGCAGAAGAATGTAGCTTGCATGTGGCGGCTTGTGAAACACGGTCACATTCGCGACACGCGCATCGGCCGCAGTCTCCCACATGACGTCACCGCCTGAGTTATAATTTTTTTGATTGTAAGGCGTGTTCGGGCTTGAGACGACGAAGCGGAAACGGCTATACCGCGCAATGAGCCGTGACTGAAATGCCAGCCGGTCGAACACGTACTCGATCGGTACGCCGGGTTCCGGAAACTCGGCCTCTCTGAACGACCGGCGATAGCGTGCGCGAAGCAATGTCTCCCCAAGAATTAGGCTTTCACCGGTCGGAAGAATTTGATACAGCGAGACGCGAAAATCGGCGTCCGGCACGTCGAGCGCAATCCAGAGATGGATCTCGATAAAGCCGGCTAAGAACATCGCCTCCGGCAGTGGGTCGGTGTGGTATATCAACCCATTTCCAAAGGTGTTCAGCGCGAGTGTTTGATCGAACAATGTTATCGGTGTAACTAAATCAATTGGTCCGATAAGGTCGGCAGGACGCGTGTCTAACGGGTCGTTTTGATAGGTCGCCGCCGGCGATGCGGAATCGGTTTCGTCGAGGCGCCCGGAATAGAAAACGTCATTTGCCTGACCATTCCGAGAATGTAAGAATAGGGTCTTTCGCGATTGGGTGACATCTTCGATTCGATCCGCGGTACGCCATGACTCCTCGCCGGTCACGTAATAAACGACGCGATGCTCCATAAGTGACGGCTTTTCGCGTCCTTGCATGATCCATTGATACCAGGCCACGTGCAAAGCATTGAGATCGAGCAACGCCTTCGCAAATTTCAGACCGCCTACTTCGGGCCGCGGGTTTTGAGCGCCGGCGTGATCCCACGGACCGAGGAGGAGATGGTGAGCGGGTGCTACGCCGCCCGCAGCGGCGTTATGTCGCGTGTAATACTCCACGGTTGCAACCAAGGCATCGTCGTATAAGCCGCCGATCGTCAAGACCGGCATTGTGATTGCCTCAAATTCGGCTGTCGACGGAACCTGCAGATCCCAGTATGCGTCCATGGTCTGATGCGCAATCCACGTATCAAAGATCCGAGACTGATTCCCGGATAGGTTTGCGAGTTCGCCGAAGGGTCGGTGTTCGAGATACAAGCGCCTATAGACGTCCAGCCAATAATCTTGATCGTCGATCGCGTTGAATTGAGGCGAACGTCCTCCCGTTAATGCCAACCACTGGACGTAGAACGGTGTGAAGCTTCCGCCGACAGCAGGATGGTCAATGCCCGCCATGGACGGCACGCACGGAGCAATCGTCCGGAGATGACTGGGACGTTCAGCTGCAGCAAGCCACTGAGCCATGCCGAGGTAGGAACCTCCCCACATTGCGACGTTCCCGTCGCACCACGATTGGTTTGCGCTCCACTCGATAACATCACTACTGTCGTGCCGTTCATGGACATGCGGCTCAAAGACTCCGTCAGATTCTCCGCGTCCTCGGACGTCGACAACGACAACATTTAGCCCGTGCTCGGCAAAGTAGCGACTCTTTGCGTGCGTACGATCGACACCGTAAGGTGTCATAACGACGATCGTCGGATGGACGCCCATATCTGCAGGATGATAGATAGATGCAGAAAGCAACGCGCCGTCGCGTATCGGAATGCGAGAATTCCACTTGACCGCGAAGCTCACAGGCCGAATCGCCCCGGAAGCATTTCATTCGGTAGCTCAGCGACACCGTCCAAAAGGTCGCCGGCAATTGCTTCACCCGTTGCCGGTGCAAGAGTGATTCCCAAACCTGCATGTCCCGTTGCGAAAGCCAGGTTCTCGATCCGGCTTGACGATCCAATGATCGGCAGTCCATCGGGTGTGAGGGGTCGGAAACCCGACCACGGTTCACCTTCGTGGATAATCGAAGGGCCCTCGAGATATAATTTACAGGCTTTATGTATCTTATCGAGCCGCCGAGGATCGATACTCGGGTCATATCCGTGAAAGTCGTGGCCTGTGGTAGCACGAGTTACATCATTGAGTGGAGTCAGTGACACGTGTTCCTCACAGAACAGCAACGCAGTGCGTGGATTCCGTTCTAGTCGGATGTCGAAACTGTAGCCCTTAGCGGGCTGCATCGGAATATCTAAGCCAACACTTCGGGCAACGAATGTGCTCCAACATCCGGCTGCGATGACGACGCGATCCGCCTCAATCAACCTCGCCTCCGTTTGAACCCCTCGGGCCCGCTTTTCTTCGAGCGCAATCCCGACTGCTCGCGTCTTTATGACCTCAGTGCCGTGCTTGACGGCACGCTCGGCCAGCATTCGCACAAAATTCAAGGGTTGCAGACGTCGATCATCGGGATACCAGACGGCTCCGACCACGTTACTTGAAAGTGTTGGCTCGTGGGCGCGAGCTTCGTTTCCATTGAAAACGACTGAAGAGACCCCGACCCGCTTGAGGCGGCCTGCGAGCGATACCATCCGATTCTGCGATCGACTGCTGAGAGACGCGTACATGGTCCCAAACTTCGCGAAATCGACGTCCGCCGGCGCATCGGCAAGAAGCTCATCGTAGAGAGCGAGACTTCGTTGCGAGAAACCCGCCAGGATCGCGAGCCCTCTGTCGACGATCGTCTTTCGCGTTGAGAGAAGAAACCTGACGATCCACCCCAACGAGCTGCTGTCGAGCGGCAGCCGCACATCGATCTGCGAGTGCAGGCGCAAAAGAGAACGGAGGCCTTCCATTGCGTTCGCAAAGTTTGCAAGCGGCAACCCGTAGCTTGGGACGACGAGGCCCGCATTTCCGAATGACGCTCCGTGGCCGATCTCATTCGCGTCAAGAACGGTCACCTCCGCACCACGCCTACTAAGGGAATACGCGATCGACATGCCGATGGCTCCCCCGCCAACGACTACGACGTGCATCCGTGAATCTTTTACTGACCAACTTTCAAATGGTAGTCGAGGCGAACGTTCGTCGGTCCAATATTCCCGGCTTGCGTCGCCCCTTGAAGACCATTGACGAGCGGTACCGGAATCCCCGCGAAAATATTCGGCGTGATCGTACTATAGGCGCCCGTCAAGTTATATGCCGAGAGGACGAGTGAGGAACGTTGCCCGATCGGATACCGAAAGCTGGCGCTCACGACTTCGAAGGCCGGTTCGTTGTACTGGTTATTGTTCCCATAATAAGTCATGCCGACTGCGAGGTGAACTGCGTTCGAGAACGTGTAGTTGACCTCTCCATATCCCTGCGCGTAAGGGACCCTGCCGTAGGACATGCCGTTGTAGCCGTTACCGCTGGTCTGGAAATTGACGTACGGTAGGATGCCCAAGTTCGTGGTATTGGGTCCGGCGCTCGTATTATAGAAACCGGCCGGCAAGTCGTACGGATAGGCGCGAATAAGCGAGAAATTCGCTGTGAAACCAACACCTTTTGGAACCGCACGCCGCGCGGAGAATTCGATTCCCGCGTACTGCGAGTGACCTAAGTTCGCTGTTTGCGTGTCATACAACGGAGCCGTAATGCCCGCATTTGCGCCTGACGTTGCTGTGTAGCTTCCGTTCGCTGTCGTCGCCGACAAGAACTGATTGCGAAGGACCGATTGATAGAGATCGGATGATATGACCGTGCCACCAAGGTTGGGTAACCGTTGATCGACTCCAATATCCCAGCCAAAAGCGGTTTCCGGTGCGAGCTGGCCGGAACTGACTTGTTGCGTATACAACGTCGCCGCACCGTAGTTATCGCCCACCGGTGGTCCGCTCGGAATGCTGAGTAACGAAATGTAAGGCGGTGCTATCGACGAGCCGGCCGACGCTCGC of the Candidatus Baltobacteraceae bacterium genome contains:
- a CDS encoding proline racemase family protein, coding for MTATTLSVVDSHTEGEPTRVIVDGWPELHGSTMAARRDECSQKWDTLRSAAVLEPRGHSAIVAAILTPPVTANAVVGVIFCNNIGYIGMCGHGTIGVVRTLEFLGRISPGRVSIDTPVGTVSAELSDDHHVTIENVPSKCTQRDVRLEVPGFGVITGDVAYGGNWFFMAQVPELSLRLDNVPALLRASLAIREALRHATITGDDAAEIDHIELFGAPLRPDADARSFVLCPGGSYDRSPCGTGTSAKMMSLYERGKLELDAPWRQESITGGLFVGSLHKRNGSLIPKIRATAHITGEATLHLSSDDPYRFGIVGT
- a CDS encoding FAD-binding oxidoreductase; its protein translation is MTLRVGIIGGGVIGSSIAYFLSADPAFDGSVAVVEKDSTYEIASSALSVSSIRQQFSSDINIKISQFGIEFLRNLSDYLGTEDNRPDVGLVERGYLYLVADSGLQTLRQNYEVQRQNGVDVALLDVNVLRERFPWIATDGLALGSLGLSGEGWFDGYLLLQSFRKKAMAQGVEYVSGNVVDIGVVGERARSVHLSDGTQCDFDVVVNAAGPWAATIADMLDTPLPVRARRRCVYHFSSAEETPNCPLVIDKSGVWFRPEGNGIVCGFTPEPEDDLDGMELRVDHKAFENFVWPTLAERVPSFDTIRVLRSWAGYYEMNTFDQTGIVGRHPALTNVYFANGFSGHGLQQSPAVGRGVAELIAHGTYQTLDLTPLSYERILRNEPLLELNVI
- a CDS encoding aldehyde dehydrogenase family protein, with amino-acid sequence MQRAELAAEVAKILSDLGVRPSASGKSSLNVTSPIDGQTLAEIGMPEAEQRASAVRDAQEAFLRWREVPGPRRGELVRLFGEELRKAKTVLAGLVTIEAGKITTEGLGEVQEMIDICDFAVGLSRQLYGLTITSERSQHRMMEMWNPLGVVGIISAFNFPVAVWAWNAALAIVCGNSVVWKPSEKTPLCALAAQALFERACARFGDAPPNLSSVILGGSDAALELAENPAVRLVSATGSTKMGSVIGPRVAARFGRSVLELGGNNGGIVCQSADLELTLTAVAFGAMGTAGQRCTTLRRLFVHEAAYDTFLARLKRVYGAAPVGDPRDGRTLIGPLIDARAFESMQKSLEEARGSGGTVYGGERVTIDAHPDGFYVKPALVEMPSPSPLLRTETFAPVLYVLSFRSLDEAIRMHNDVPQGLSSSIFTTDLRESEIFMSAVGSDCGIVNVNIGPSGAEIGGAFGGEKDTGGGRVAGSDSWKSYMRRVTTTINFAKTLSLSQGVIFEVA
- a CDS encoding acetamidase/formamidase family protein, whose amino-acid sequence is MRVTPSASWHNRWHPDIPSIETVKPGELVKIETRDALNGEVKPGTTAVDLENFLGTVVHPLTGPLRIEGARPGDLLAVHIEKIKPAKTGYTCFFGPNFGFLRDVFNYVGVVHWEIDGKRARSPEIPGIVIPGAPFMGVMGVSPSHELLKLATSREAELKKRGFPVDLPDSRDAMPPDEPIASTALRTIPPRENGGNIDIKQLIAGTILYLPVLVDGANFSTGDAHFAQGDGESCGAAIEMAATVHARFEVLKGEAKRREQREPSYSGAYAHDRVRAPGKPYYATTGSAEEMSLAARSALLAMIAYLVDARGFTQDQAYCICSVAVDLHVSQIVDMPNFTVSAFLPLDIFTR
- a CDS encoding SRPBCC family protein, with protein sequence MSSATQLPSNAIGMSFPRHFYVDYDTEVVSTIFEITVKEDKILVDNVQKGINSSVYTPGLVVASEPFVAEFDRWYLHHLPGENIER
- a CDS encoding peptide ABC transporter substrate-binding protein — its product is MSIEPTSLNPLLVTGQLSPFVSELFYSYLFIRDARGRPVPEAATEVPTIENGGLSRDGLRITYHLKPGIRWQDGVPLTASDCVFTFHAIMNPKTNLPVREGYTEIASVTAPNRTTIVVRLRHPFANFVPAFLSLDTNYPILPAHIWEKYPDLNQADFSTHLVGSGPFKLVTWHHGDRLEVAANDDYFQGRPAISHMTFKFIPAETTIVNELRTHEIDMAPDLLDPLLIEQLQNINGLKVVLTPMLGFDAVLLNTASLTSPQLRLAIIEALNIPFIVNRATQGQFHSRNALRGYWGETYSGATSLSFNPAAARSTLDRLGWRTGADGIRTKNGQRLQLTLISSTGSLIQSIIATQIQGQLRSVGIPLNVRMYNRIQFFEPPPDGPLFGGKFDLALNTFVNSPLEEGLTFTCAQRPPAGFNFTRLCDAALDSAYEASLRAFDPVALERTNDAMQQALDRGAAFVALYQLQNIAVLSSGVGGYEPSNESPWVNMWKWSKTSRN
- a CDS encoding CocE/NonD family hydrolase → MSFAVKWNSRIPIRDGALLSASIYHPADMGVHPTIVVMTPYGVDRTHAKSRYFAEHGLNVVVVDVRGRGESDGVFEPHVHERHDSSDVIEWSANQSWCDGNVAMWGGSYLGMAQWLAAAERPSHLRTIAPCVPSMAGIDHPAVGGSFTPFYVQWLALTGGRSPQFNAIDDQDYWLDVYRRLYLEHRPFGELANLSGNQSRIFDTWIAHQTMDAYWDLQVPSTAEFEAITMPVLTIGGLYDDALVATVEYYTRHNAAAGGVAPAHHLLLGPWDHAGAQNPRPEVGGLKFAKALLDLNALHVAWYQWIMQGREKPSLMEHRVVYYVTGEESWRTADRIEDVTQSRKTLFLHSRNGQANDVFYSGRLDETDSASPAATYQNDPLDTRPADLIGPIDLVTPITLFDQTLALNTFGNGLIYHTDPLPEAMFLAGFIEIHLWIALDVPDADFRVSLYQILPTGESLILGETLLRARYRRSFREAEFPEPGVPIEYVFDRLAFQSRLIARYSRFRFVVSSPNTPYNQKNYNSGGDVMWETAADARVANVTVFHKPPHASYILLPVGNPNTTVISDDVLREWMQ
- a CDS encoding FAD-dependent oxidoreductase; translated protein: MHVVVVGGGAIGMSIAYSLSRRGAEVTVLDANEIGHGASFGNAGLVVPSYGLPLANFANAMEGLRSLLRLHSQIDVRLPLDSSSLGWIVRFLLSTRKTIVDRGLAILAGFSQRSLALYDELLADAPADVDFAKFGTMYASLSSRSQNRMVSLAGRLKRVGVSSVVFNGNEARAHEPTLSSNVVGAVWYPDDRRLQPLNFVRMLAERAVKHGTEVIKTRAVGIALEEKRARGVQTEARLIEADRVVIAAGCWSTFVARSVGLDIPMQPAKGYSFDIRLERNPRTALLFCEEHVSLTPLNDVTRATTGHDFHGYDPSIDPRRLDKIHKACKLYLEGPSIIHEGEPWSGFRPLTPDGLPIIGSSSRIENLAFATGHAGLGITLAPATGEAIAGDLLDGVAELPNEMLPGRFGL